One region of Vitis vinifera cultivar Pinot Noir 40024 chromosome 1, ASM3070453v1 genomic DNA includes:
- the LOC100260888 gene encoding uncharacterized protein LOC100260888, with product MILPSALHSQGGLPAPVVRLMDAAAVTRIKTVNILASSSIGRMRNATTLSQPAWPSMTTETLALHPGSRSCCHSLLRYQRGPVSNSKKRLLFFVQCSTKPGIDSDNATSKNPAIGLDSNSTSQRPATSHPNQVLTSTCSRGLVFDLGSRNSWDSAEIGSPIIKRYIGDDEERWYMWYHGRPDGNNTCDSIGVAVSSNGIHWARGAAHARSSADVGLVMTCSRNWWAFDTESVRPSELIIMSSPMYSSVYWLYYTGFSSEEVDFSGLAKIPLQNPERVDREKHVSGKIFKSLPGLACSQDGRHWARIEGDHHSGALLDVGSRGEWDSLFIAAPQVVVHSSDDLRMYYHSFDVERGQFGVGIARSRDGIRWVKLGKIMEGGSNGSFDELGVMNACVVRDQKDGRYLMAYEGVGGDNGRSIGLAVSPDGLKNWKRLQEEPVLEPSEEDGWDNRAVGSPCLVQMEGNADEWRLYYRGIGQQGRKGIGVAVSQGTEITRLRRWAGFHL from the coding sequence ATGATCCTACCATCTGCCCTTCATTCACAGGGTGGTCTTCCTGCGCCCGTAGTCCGATTGATGGATGCAGCGGCGGTTACGAGGATCAAAACTGTTAATATCCTTGCATCCTCCAGCATCGGCAGAATGAGGAATGCAACAACCTTAAGCCAACCGGCCTGGCCTTCCATGACAACTGAAACACTTGCTCTTCACCCCGGTAGCAGATCTTGCTGTCATAGCTTACTGAGGTACCAAAGAGGTCCGGTCTCCAACTCTAAAAAACGTCTGCTTTTTTTTGTTCAGTGCTCTACAAAGCCAGGCATTGACAGTGACAATGCAACTAGCAAGAATCCTGCCATTGGACTGGATTCCAATTCCACATCCCAACGACCCGCAACTAGCCATCCAAATCAGGTGCTTACTTCTACATGTTCTAGAGGTTTGGTTTTTGATTTGGGCTCCAGAAACTCCTGGGATAGTGCAGAAATTGGATCCCCAATCATAAAAAGATACATTGGCGATGATGAAGAGAGGTGGTACATGTGGTACCATGGAAGGCCAGATGGAAACAACACTTGTGATTCGATTGGAGTAGCGGTCTCGAGCAACGGAATTCACTGGGCGAGGGGAGCAGCACATGCTCGGTCCAGCGCGGACGTAGGATTGGTGATGACTTGCAGCAGGAATTGGTGGGCTTTTGATACAGAGAGCGTAAGGCCTTCCGAGTTGATAATCATGTCCAGTCCAATGTATAGCTCTGTTTACTGGCTTTACTACACAGGATTTAGTTCTGAAGAGGTAGACTTTTCGGGACTTGCAAAAATCCCCTTACAGAACCCGGAAAGGGTTGATCGTGAAAAGCACGTAAGTGGGAAAATTTTCAAGTCTCTTCCGGGTTTAGCATGCAGTCAGGATGGAAGGCATTGGGCGAGAATAGAAGGGGACCACCACAGTGGAGCTTTGCTTGATGTGGGGTCAAGAGGGGAGTGGGATTCCTTGTTTATCGCAGCACCGCAGGTTGTCGTGCACAGCAGTGATGATCTCAGAATGTACTACCATTCGTTTGATGTGGAAAGGGGTCAGTTTGGAGTTGGAATTGCAAGATCCAGGGATGGGATTAGATGGGTGAAGTTGGGGAAGATCATGGAAGGAGGATCAAATGGTAGCTTTGACGAACTGGGGGTCATGAACGCATGTGTTGTGAGAGACCAGAAAGATGGGAGGTATTTGATGGCATATGAAGGTGTTGGTGGAGATAATGGGAGGAGTATTGGATTGGCGGTCTCTCCAGATGGACTAAAGAATTGGAAGAGGCTTCAGGAGGAACCGGTTCTGGAGCCTTCAGAGGAGGATGGGTGGGATAACAGAGCAGTGGGATCTCCATGTCTAGTGCAGATGGAGGGGAATGCTGATGAATGGAGATTGTATTACAGAGGCATTGGCCAACAGGGAAGGAAGGGAATCGGGGTGGCAGTGTCGCAAGGAACCGAAATTACAAGGTTAAGAAGATGGGCAGGATTCCATTTGTAA